In a genomic window of Amblyomma americanum isolate KBUSLIRL-KWMA chromosome 4, ASM5285725v1, whole genome shotgun sequence:
- the LOC144129894 gene encoding uncharacterized protein LOC144129894, with product MAPIAYKLYTLSDIGYTIYADDITIWSTRGSLTAKEQALQTAIGVVEHFVQTRGMQCASDKSEMIFIHGPRYRSHGPIMLKIHNHPIEKKSLMRVLGLWVQHDGKPTHTIATRRTSVLNIARMVRHIAGHRKDMREDDTIRLVTALAMSRIQYGLPYHNVDRTAESKIDILIRTLFKATLGLPMGTSTTRLLAIGIHNMLAETQEAALNSQQLVFSPPWQVGPCFQG from the coding sequence ATGGCACCTATCGCATACAAGCTCTATACACTCTCCGATATCGGATATAccatctatgcggatgacatcaccatctggtcaACCCGAGGATCCTTGACGGCCAAAGAGCAAGCCTTACAAACAGCCATCGGTGTGGTCGAGCATTTTGTTCAGACCAGAGGTATGCAGTGTGCATCAGACAAATCGGAAATGATCTTTATTCATGGTCCCCGCTATCGTTCACACGGCCCAATCATGCTCAAAATTCACAACCACCCTATAGAAAAAAAATCACTCATGCGAGTGCTTGGACTCTGGGTCCAGCATGATGGCAAGCCCACCCACACCATTGCCACTCGACGTACATCTGTGCTCAATATCGCACGTATGGTACGACACATCGCTGGACATCGCAAGGACATGCGCGAGGATGACACCATCCGCCTCGTCACGGCCCTGGCCATGAGTCGAATACAGTATGGTCTCCCATACCACAATGTTGATCGCACCGCCGAGAGTAAGATTGATATCCTTATCCGTACCCTCTTTAAAGCAACTCTGGGCCTTCCCATGGGTACATCGACCACTAGACTTCTTGCAATTGGGATCCACAACATGCTTGCGGAAACCCAGGAGGCTGCTCTGAACTCTCAACAGCTCGTCTTCTCACCACCTTGGCAGGTAGGGCCATGCTTCCAAGGATAG